In Gemmatimonadaceae bacterium, one DNA window encodes the following:
- a CDS encoding chemotaxis protein CheC, which produces MSTDQPTDDVRNFSREALDALREVANIGAGHAATALSQITGQRIMISVPHITVAALESVPNQIAAGEDPVAAIAMRIDGDLTGVTLLIFPQAISLRIAGLMMGKEVQALGTIEESALKEAGNILSGAYLNALAEFLEMRILNSPPALAVDMSDAVLNSTYLEASHGSEYVFCVESEFQLANDTMPLRGYFLLLPDPPSLRRMLEVIHVT; this is translated from the coding sequence ATGAGCACGGACCAGCCAACGGACGATGTGCGCAACTTCTCGCGCGAGGCGCTGGATGCGCTGCGCGAGGTGGCGAACATCGGCGCCGGCCACGCCGCCACGGCGCTGAGCCAGATCACGGGCCAGCGCATCATGATCTCGGTGCCGCATATCACGGTCGCCGCGCTGGAGTCCGTCCCCAACCAGATCGCCGCGGGGGAGGACCCCGTCGCCGCCATCGCGATGCGCATCGACGGCGACCTCACGGGCGTCACGCTGCTCATCTTCCCGCAAGCCATCTCCCTGCGCATCGCCGGCCTGATGATGGGCAAGGAAGTGCAGGCGCTGGGCACCATCGAGGAGTCGGCGCTGAAGGAAGCCGGCAACATCCTCAGCGGTGCGTATCTCAATGCGCTGGCCGAGTTCCTGGAGATGCGCATCCTGAATTCCCCGCCGGCCTTGGCGGTGGACATGAGCGACGCGGTGCTCAACTCCACCTACCTCGAGGCCTCGCACGGCTCCGAGTACGTCTTCTGCGTGGAGAGCGAGTTCCAGTTGGCCAACGACACGATGCCGCTGCGGGGCTACTTCCTCCTGCTGCCGGACCCGCCGAGCCTGCGTCGCATGCTTGAGGTCATTCACGTCACGTGA
- a CDS encoding tetratricopeptide repeat protein, with protein MTAPHAAHPVSERDREVLRGFARRIDPSDAGAHNNLGVLYYTKGLYEEAVDAFTKALELDPKMQVAQRNLEVAYFNTGYYDQRVAQLRERLRFRADDREARWELGRAFALLGQPEDAIPEFQALLAIRPGDVGAMIQLGLAEKSLGRLGTALSWFRTALSRDPQSSLLHFYVGEVLYNQGAFDEALTALQRAIQLNPDHPDAHFLLSFVLGDMGRHDEAQAASKRAVQLNPALSRAQANLSLDEYDPKRYEQLVPGRQARKSQQQMRIAEGESLAHFTLAHAFRQQGLATEAMREYELALQGGEDRALVLQAMAELHLLQKAPERALPLYDELLRGSPDSPKLWNERGVALHQQGDYRGAAECYVRALESDANYAIARNNLAVSYFHAGAPDDAIDTFRDALSSSPTFTKARLNLALLLIRNKRYQLALEAYRQVLEHEPEAPVAWNGIGLVLAELRRFEEARTAYARAIQADPEFAEAHYNLSFTLSNLGDYAGALRETKRALEIDPYYVPQSFRLAIDLEYEEANLFVVPDLGGEQRVSQGVDTFAFDRGLLDSIFQQLESPSVTIVEPATGSDPYALAEDYLTKGLVDRAMAEIRRVAGRGGDPVRGEVLLGECFGRQGAWGEALERFEEARRQQERNPEALRGETQALLMLGRGSDAAVPAALLHEVLPDDVDALLLVSTARFESGDPEGALEVLDEARRADPGRAEVPRGIGNVTRALGNLDAAIAAYRHALTLDADFAAVRFDLAQLLAQRGDYDEAERELMLALDVVPTYADAILALVGLHKVRGRIQDALALLIEFLERDPYSFDGLVALGELLLELDRFDDAGFAFQRVLRYDPEHVGAVFHQGQLLVRQGRYREAVACYRRVAELDPNGEFSRRAFREARAVQQRLDGVDEEG; from the coding sequence GTGACCGCCCCGCACGCCGCCCACCCCGTGTCCGAGCGGGACCGCGAGGTCCTGCGCGGTTTTGCGCGTCGCATCGACCCCTCCGATGCCGGCGCGCACAACAACCTTGGCGTGCTCTACTACACGAAGGGGCTGTACGAGGAGGCAGTCGACGCCTTCACGAAGGCCCTGGAGCTGGACCCGAAGATGCAGGTCGCCCAGCGCAACCTCGAGGTGGCCTACTTCAACACCGGCTACTACGACCAGCGCGTGGCGCAGCTGCGCGAGCGGCTGCGCTTCCGCGCCGACGACCGCGAGGCGCGCTGGGAGCTGGGCCGTGCCTTCGCCCTGCTCGGACAGCCCGAGGATGCCATCCCGGAGTTCCAGGCGCTGCTGGCCATCCGCCCCGGCGATGTCGGCGCCATGATCCAGCTCGGTCTGGCGGAGAAGTCGTTGGGACGCCTCGGCACGGCGCTCAGCTGGTTCCGGACGGCGCTCTCGCGCGACCCGCAGAGCTCGCTGCTGCACTTCTACGTCGGCGAGGTGCTCTACAACCAGGGCGCCTTCGACGAGGCGCTCACGGCGCTGCAGCGGGCCATCCAGCTCAACCCGGACCATCCGGACGCGCACTTCCTGCTCTCCTTCGTACTCGGCGACATGGGCCGGCACGACGAGGCGCAGGCCGCGTCCAAGCGTGCCGTGCAGCTGAATCCGGCCCTCTCACGGGCGCAGGCCAACCTGTCGCTCGACGAGTACGACCCCAAGCGCTATGAGCAGTTGGTGCCGGGACGCCAGGCGCGGAAGTCGCAGCAGCAGATGCGCATTGCCGAGGGCGAGTCACTGGCGCACTTCACGCTCGCGCACGCGTTCCGGCAGCAGGGCCTGGCCACCGAGGCGATGCGCGAGTACGAGTTGGCGCTGCAGGGCGGCGAGGATCGCGCGTTGGTGCTGCAGGCGATGGCCGAACTGCACCTGTTGCAGAAGGCGCCCGAGCGCGCCCTGCCACTCTACGACGAGCTGCTGCGTGGCTCGCCCGATTCGCCGAAGCTCTGGAACGAGCGGGGCGTGGCCCTGCACCAGCAGGGTGACTACCGCGGGGCCGCCGAGTGCTACGTGCGGGCGCTCGAGTCCGACGCGAACTACGCCATCGCGCGCAACAACCTCGCGGTGTCGTACTTCCACGCGGGCGCGCCGGACGACGCCATCGACACCTTCCGCGACGCGTTGAGCTCGTCGCCCACGTTCACGAAGGCGCGGCTCAACCTCGCGCTGTTGCTGATCCGGAACAAGCGCTACCAGCTGGCGCTCGAGGCATATCGCCAGGTGTTGGAGCACGAGCCCGAGGCACCGGTGGCCTGGAACGGCATCGGCCTCGTGCTCGCCGAGCTGCGGCGCTTCGAGGAGGCGCGCACGGCCTACGCACGCGCCATCCAGGCGGACCCCGAGTTCGCCGAGGCACACTACAACCTGAGCTTCACGCTCTCAAATCTCGGTGACTACGCAGGCGCGCTGCGCGAGACAAAGCGCGCGCTGGAGATCGACCCGTACTACGTGCCGCAGTCGTTCCGCCTGGCGATCGACCTCGAGTATGAGGAGGCCAACCTGTTCGTCGTGCCCGACTTGGGCGGCGAACAGCGCGTCAGCCAGGGCGTGGACACCTTCGCATTTGATCGCGGGCTGCTGGACTCGATCTTCCAGCAGTTGGAGAGTCCTAGCGTCACGATCGTCGAGCCGGCGACGGGCAGCGATCCCTACGCGCTGGCCGAGGACTATCTCACGAAGGGCCTCGTGGATCGCGCGATGGCGGAAATCCGTCGCGTGGCTGGCCGGGGGGGAGACCCGGTGCGCGGCGAGGTGCTGCTGGGTGAGTGCTTCGGCCGGCAGGGCGCCTGGGGCGAGGCCCTCGAACGCTTCGAGGAGGCGCGGCGGCAGCAGGAGCGCAACCCGGAAGCTCTGCGCGGCGAGACGCAGGCGCTGTTGATGCTCGGCCGCGGTAGCGATGCCGCGGTGCCGGCGGCGTTGCTGCACGAGGTCTTGCCCGACGACGTCGATGCCTTGTTGTTGGTCTCGACGGCGCGTTTCGAGAGTGGGGATCCGGAAGGCGCACTGGAGGTCCTCGACGAGGCACGGCGTGCGGATCCGGGCCGGGCGGAAGTCCCGCGGGGCATTGGCAACGTCACGCGCGCGCTGGGGAACCTGGATGCAGCGATCGCGGCGTATCGACACGCACTCACGCTCGACGCCGATTTTGCGGCCGTGCGGTTCGACCTGGCGCAGCTGCTGGCGCAGCGCGGCGACTACGATGAGGCGGAGCGCGAGTTGATGCTGGCGCTCGACGTGGTGCCGACCTATGCCGATGCGATCCTGGCGCTGGTGGGGCTGCACAAGGTGCGCGGGCGCATCCAGGACGCGTTGGCGCTGCTGATTGAGTTCCTCGAGCGCGACCCGTACAGCTTTGATGGCCTGGTCGCGCTGGGCGAGCTGTTGCTCGAACTCGACCGCTTTGACGACGCTGGTTTCGCCT